Proteins encoded in a region of the Perognathus longimembris pacificus isolate PPM17 chromosome 11, ASM2315922v1, whole genome shotgun sequence genome:
- the Fcer1g gene encoding high affinity immunoglobulin epsilon receptor subunit gamma — MIPAVVLLLLLLVEQAAALGEPQLCYILDAILFLYGIVLTLLYCRLKIQVRKAAIASYEKSEALYTGLNTPTQDPYETLKHEKPSQ; from the exons ATGATTCCAGCAGTGGTCCTACTTTTACTTCTTTTGGTTGAACAAGCAG CGGCCCTGGGAGAGCCTCAGCTCTGCTACATCCTGGATGCCATCCTGTTTTTGTATGGTATTGTCCTCACCCTGCTCTACTGTCGACTCAAG ATCCAGGTGCGAAAGGCAGCTATAGCCAGCTATGAG AAGTCAGAGGCCTTGTATACG ggcctgaacaccccAACCCAGGATCCATATGAGACTCTGAAGCATGAGAAACCATCCCAGTAG
- the Ndufs2 gene encoding NADH dehydrogenase [ubiquinone] iron-sulfur protein 2, mitochondrial, which yields MAALRAAQGLRNLGTQVLRPGARLQLPVQPSRGARQWQPDVEWAKQFSGPVMYPTKETAHWKPPPWNDVDPPKDIVVKNLTLNFGPQHPAAHGVLRLVMELSGESVRKCDPHVGLLHRGTEKLIEYKTYLQALPYFDRLDYVSMMCNEQAYSLAVEKLLNIQPPPRAQWIRVLFGEITRILNHIMAVTTHALDIGAMTPFFWMFEEREKMFEFYERVSGARMHAAYVRPGGVHQDLPLGLMDDIYEFSKNFSLRIDEVEEMLTNNRIWRNRTVDIGVISAEDALNYGFSGVMLRGSGIHWDLRKTQPYDVYDQVEFDVPIGSRGDCYDRYLCRVEEMRQSLRIILQCLNKMPPGEIKVDDAKVSPPKRAEMKTSMESLIHHFKLYTEGYQVPPGATYTAIEAPKGEFGVYLVSDGSSRPYRCKIKAPGFAHLAGLDKMSKGHMLADVVAIIGTQDIVFGEIDR from the exons ATGGCGGCACTGAGGGCTGCCCAAGGTCTTCGGAACCTCGGGACCCAGGTGCTGCGGCCCGGGGCTAGGCTCCAACTGCCGGTTCAGCCCAGCAG AGGGGCTCGGCAATGGCAGCCAGATGTGGAATGGGCAAAGCAGTTTTCAGGACCTGTCATGTACCCCACCAAAGAAACAGCCCACTGGAAGCCTCCCCCTTGGAATG ATGTAGACCCTCCAAAGGACATAGTAGTGAAGAACCTGACCTTGAACTTTGGGCCCCAGCATCCAGCAGCCCATGGAGTCCTGCGACTAGTGATGGAACTGAGTGGAGAGAGTGTGCGAAAGTGTGACCCTCACGTCGGGCTTCTTCATCGTGGCACTGAAAAGCTCATTGAATACAAGACCTATCTTCAG gccCTTCCATACTTTGACCGGCTAGACTATGTGTCTATGATGTGTAACGAACAGGCTTATTCACTAGCTGTGGAGAAGTTACTAAACATCCAGCCTCCTCCTCGTGCACAGTGGATCCGAG TGCTGTTTGGAGAAATCACACGTATCTTGAATCATATCATGGCTGTGACCACACATGCCCTGGACATTGGTGCCATGACCCCTTTCTTCTGGATGTTTGAAGAACGGGAGAAG ATGTTTGAGTTCTATGAGCGAGTGTCTGGAGCCCGAATGCATGCTGCTTATGTCCGACCAGGAGGCGTGCACCAG GATTTACCCCTTGGGCTTATGGATGACATTTATGAATTTTCTAAGAACTTCTCTCTTCGGATTGATGAAGTGGAGGAA ATGCTTACCAACAATAGGATCTGGCGAAATCGGACAGTCGACATTGGAGTTATATCAGCAGAAGATGCACTTAACTATGGATTTAG TGGAGTTATGCTTCGAGGATCAGGCATTCACTGGGACCTACGGAAGACCCAGCCCTATGATGTTTATGACCAAGTCGAGTTTGATGTTCCTATTGGTTCTAGAGGAGACTGCTATGATCG GTACCTGTGTCGGGTAGAGGAGATGCGTCAGTCCCTTCGAATCATCTTACAATGTCTGAACAAGATGCCTCCTGGAGAGATTAAGGTTGATGATGCCAAAGTGTCTCCACCTAAGCGAGCGGAGATGAAG ACTTCCATGGAGTCATTAATTCACCACTTTAAGCTGTACACAGAGGGTTACCAAGTTCCCCCGGGAGCCACATACACTGCCATTGAGGCCCCTAAG GGAGAGTTTGGAGTGTACCTGGTGTCTGATGGCAGCAGCCGACCATATCGGTGTAAGATTAAGGCTCCAGGTTTTGCCCACCTG GCTGGTTTGGACAAGATGTCGAAGGGGCACATGTTGGCAGATGTCGTTGCCATCATAG GTACCCAGGATATTGTGTTTGGAGAAATAGATCGGTGA